In Candidatus Omnitrophota bacterium, one genomic interval encodes:
- a CDS encoding uracil-DNA glycosylase: protein MNSDINWELNEIVESLKAYSELERLSGIEFSVRSASGTSKEKELVLLEKEIAGMSCCQLCHIRTKLVFGSGSPDAKLMFVGEAPGRDEDLQGLPFVGRAGQLLTKIIESIGLKRSEVYICNILKCRPPDNRAPFPTEILACEPYLKRQIEIIKPRIICALGKFASQTLLKSQTTITQLRGKFYDYEGIKLIPTFHPAYLLRNPGDKRLVWEDMKKIKKALDVK, encoded by the coding sequence ATGAATTCTGATATAAACTGGGAATTGAATGAAATAGTAGAATCGCTGAAGGCTTACAGTGAATTGGAACGATTATCGGGTATTGAATTTTCGGTCCGTTCTGCTAGCGGCACTTCAAAAGAAAAAGAACTTGTGTTACTGGAAAAAGAAATAGCAGGGATGAGCTGCTGTCAATTGTGCCATATACGCACAAAGCTTGTTTTTGGGTCCGGCAGTCCCGACGCAAAACTTATGTTTGTAGGGGAGGCGCCCGGAAGAGATGAAGACCTGCAGGGACTTCCTTTTGTGGGGAGGGCAGGCCAGCTTTTGACCAAAATAATAGAATCGATCGGCCTTAAACGAAGCGAGGTCTATATCTGTAATATACTTAAATGCCGTCCACCCGACAACCGGGCGCCTTTTCCCACTGAGATACTAGCATGCGAGCCTTACCTTAAGAGACAGATAGAGATTATAAAACCCCGAATAATATGCGCGCTCGGAAAATTCGCCTCCCAGACGCTTTTAAAGTCTCAGACGACGATTACGCAATTGCGCGGGAAATTTTACGATTACGAGGGCATAAAACTTATACCGACTTTTCATCCGGCATATCTTTTGCGCAACCCCGGCGACAAGCGGCTTGTCTGGGAAGACATGAAGAAGATAAAAAAAGCTCTGGATGTAAAATGA
- a CDS encoding HAD family hydrolase, producing the protein MQKVIFIDRDGVINKDPGGWTKYSYVTKWEDFLFIDGSIRALKLLKDAGYKVFLISNQGGISKGYFTQKDLDVVNKKMLLEIEKGGGKIDSLFYCPHHDKDNCECRKPKTGLIEKAAKDMHIDFKNTCIIGDAIGDIEAGKRMGMKTIFVASGKTSLSELDGWSVKPDYIKQNLLEAVEWILRS; encoded by the coding sequence ATGCAGAAAGTAATATTCATAGACCGGGACGGCGTCATAAATAAAGACCCGGGCGGTTGGACAAAATACAGCTATGTAACAAAATGGGAAGATTTTTTATTTATAGACGGCTCTATCAGGGCCCTTAAGCTGCTGAAGGACGCCGGCTATAAGGTCTTTCTCATATCCAACCAGGGCGGCATAAGTAAGGGGTATTTTACGCAAAAAGACCTCGACGTGGTCAACAAGAAGATGCTTCTTGAGATAGAAAAAGGCGGCGGTAAGATAGACAGCCTCTTTTACTGCCCGCACCACGACAAAGATAATTGCGAGTGCAGGAAACCGAAGACGGGCCTTATAGAAAAAGCCGCCAAAGATATGCATATCGATTTCAAGAACACTTGTATAATAGGGGACGCTATTGGGGATATAGAAGCCGGAAAGCGTATGGGTATGAAAACGATATTTGTTGCCTCGGGAAAGACCTCTTTATCGGAACTGGACGGCTGGAGCGTTAAACCGGATTATATAAAACAAAACCTACTCGAAGCGGTGGAGTGGATACTAAGGAGCTGA
- the priA gene encoding primosomal protein N' translates to MKYAEVALDLPIDRTFHYTVPSAMMANIETGKRVWVPFGERRMIGYIVSVTDASPVSKLKDIEKIIDDTPIILPCLMKLARWISAYYCTSLGSAIAAIVPAPLKGGKTKVTSRIAEKEEDYAASAPLKPTVEQELALKDIRKAVMKNEFRVFLLYGITSSGKTEVYLQAIEDVLKKGKSAVVLIPEISLTPQTVERFKSRFGNQVAVIHSQMRGGRRFEEWQAIKDGRARIVVGPRSAIFSPMNDIGLIVVDEEHETSYKQEDTPRYHAREAAIERARIANCPVILGSATPSLESYYKAQKGEYKLLKLTKRIDDRPLPIAMIIDMKKEIERRKKVAIISSYLRNKIEEALKGKKQIMLFLNRRGFATYINCKNCGSTIKCKKCASVMVYHYAKKELNCHYCGWRLPVPKICPECKSAYLSFSGKGTEKVESEIHRLFPTTNIDRMDTDVTKKKGSHDRILKKVKEGSTSILVGTQMIAKGHDFPQVTLVGVISADVSLNIPDFRSSERTFDLLTQVGGRAGRGKDAGEVVIQTYTPTHYAILEAAKHDYEAFYKREIVFREELNLPPFSNIIKVTLRAGKESAARESAEELTKYLRSGLKGEEAAVVGPAPGIIPKLNNRYIWNVIVKAKAPFETSLKLKSLLAKAGGRKRGFISVDVDPISM, encoded by the coding sequence ATGAAATACGCAGAAGTAGCGCTAGACCTTCCAATAGATAGAACTTTTCACTATACTGTACCTTCAGCTATGATGGCCAATATTGAAACAGGCAAGAGGGTATGGGTACCTTTCGGCGAAAGGCGCATGATAGGCTACATCGTCAGCGTAACGGATGCTTCACCGGTATCAAAACTTAAAGATATAGAGAAGATCATAGACGATACTCCCATAATCCTGCCTTGCCTCATGAAACTTGCTCGATGGATATCCGCATATTATTGTACGTCCTTAGGCAGCGCTATTGCCGCCATCGTACCGGCGCCGCTAAAGGGCGGAAAGACAAAGGTCACGTCACGGATAGCCGAAAAAGAGGAAGATTACGCCGCAAGCGCGCCCTTAAAGCCTACAGTCGAACAAGAATTAGCCCTTAAGGATATAAGAAAAGCCGTTATGAAAAATGAATTCAGGGTTTTTCTCTTATACGGTATTACTTCCAGCGGAAAGACGGAAGTGTATCTGCAGGCGATAGAAGATGTCTTAAAAAAAGGCAAGAGCGCCGTAGTGTTAATCCCGGAGATATCGCTTACGCCGCAGACTGTAGAGCGGTTTAAATCGCGCTTCGGAAACCAAGTGGCGGTAATCCATAGTCAGATGCGCGGGGGCAGGCGCTTTGAGGAGTGGCAGGCGATAAAAGACGGCCGAGCGCGTATAGTCGTAGGGCCGCGTTCCGCCATATTCAGCCCTATGAACGACATAGGCCTAATAGTCGTCGATGAGGAACACGAGACATCTTACAAGCAGGAAGATACCCCGCGCTACCACGCGCGAGAAGCCGCCATAGAGCGCGCGAGAATAGCAAATTGCCCGGTTATCCTCGGTAGCGCCACGCCATCCCTGGAATCTTATTACAAGGCCCAAAAAGGGGAATATAAGCTGCTTAAGCTTACCAAGCGTATAGACGATAGACCCCTTCCCATAGCGATGATTATTGATATGAAAAAGGAGATAGAAAGAAGGAAAAAAGTAGCGATTATTTCATCCTATCTCAGGAATAAAATAGAAGAGGCCTTAAAGGGTAAAAAACAGATAATGCTTTTTTTGAATAGGAGGGGCTTCGCCACCTATATAAACTGTAAAAATTGCGGCTCTACTATTAAATGCAAAAAATGCGCTTCAGTAATGGTTTATCATTATGCAAAAAAGGAGCTTAACTGCCACTATTGCGGATGGAGGCTTCCGGTGCCGAAGATCTGCCCGGAATGTAAAAGTGCCTATCTTAGTTTTTCCGGCAAGGGTACCGAGAAGGTAGAATCCGAGATCCACAGGTTATTTCCGACCACCAATATAGACAGGATGGATACTGATGTGACTAAAAAGAAGGGTTCACACGATAGAATCCTTAAAAAAGTAAAAGAGGGCAGCACCAGTATACTGGTCGGGACGCAGATGATAGCAAAGGGCCACGATTTTCCCCAGGTTACGCTTGTGGGTGTTATCTCTGCTGATGTTTCGTTAAATATTCCGGACTTTCGCAGTAGCGAGCGTACATTTGACCTACTTACTCAAGTAGGCGGACGGGCAGGCAGGGGTAAAGACGCTGGCGAGGTTGTGATCCAGACATATACGCCGACGCATTACGCAATATTGGAAGCAGCAAAGCACGATTATGAGGCGTTTTACAAAAGAGAAATCGTGTTTCGGGAAGAACTCAATCTGCCGCCTTTTTCGAACATCATAAAGGTAACATTGAGAGCCGGCAAGGAATCTGCGGCAAGAGAATCAGCAGAAGAATTGACAAAATACTTGAGGAGCGGGCTTAAGGGCGAAGAGGCGGCCGTAGTAGGGCCCGCCCCGGGCATTATACCTAAATTGAATAACCGCTATATCTGGAATGTAATAGTTAAGGCAAAGGCACCGTTCGAAACTTCTCTTAAATTGAAGTCGTTACTCGCAAAAGCAGGGGGCAGGAAGAGGGGTTTTATAAGCGTGGACGTTGATCCTATATCTATGTAG
- a CDS encoding glycosyltransferase family 39 protein — MVQNKIVVGDSARYTKYAMGLLTNNSFSNFGALTVPGYPVFLAVVYSLFGIKPWLILLLQILMDTGIAIIVYFIAKDVFQSKKIALISAFLYSINFLSAYYSIRLLTEILFTFLFTLSILFFIKGLKKNKLSVFALAGLFAALATLVRPIAQYFPAVFLIILMLNGTTISQKLRNIAVLLLVFCAVISPWQLRNLRTYGYYSLSTTPGHVIGRAGTMLAKVNAENISRGKALEELVGNSLEGVTNPFEESKIYEKIAISYIVKNPFQYAKYFSKRIVMMYFGTARTGILDLFAIKAKPFPITEGIPLTAHKIIANLYNELPTLVLLAKQTLEYLFVVIGLVIVWPKDKRIFALLLIVIICYFTALSGVLAYSRKRVPIAPFYLVLSARGIFESFRLISRKNSPITPIK, encoded by the coding sequence GTGGTACAAAATAAAATCGTGGTCGGCGATTCGGCTCGCTATACAAAGTATGCCATGGGCTTGCTTACCAACAATTCATTTTCAAATTTTGGCGCTCTTACAGTCCCTGGTTATCCGGTATTTCTCGCGGTTGTCTATTCTCTTTTTGGAATAAAACCATGGCTTATACTCCTTCTACAAATCTTAATGGACACCGGCATTGCGATAATAGTTTATTTTATAGCAAAAGATGTATTTCAATCTAAGAAAATCGCACTTATATCCGCTTTTCTTTATTCTATAAACTTTCTATCTGCCTATTACAGCATCAGACTTCTTACCGAAATTCTGTTTACCTTCCTTTTTACTTTGAGCATTCTCTTCTTTATAAAGGGGCTGAAGAAAAATAAGCTGTCGGTGTTTGCGCTGGCTGGACTTTTTGCAGCTCTTGCAACACTCGTCCGGCCTATAGCCCAATATTTTCCCGCGGTTTTTCTTATTATTTTGATGCTCAACGGCACTACGATCTCTCAAAAATTACGCAATATCGCAGTGCTCCTTCTGGTCTTCTGTGCTGTAATATCTCCATGGCAACTTCGTAATTTACGGACCTACGGTTATTACTCGTTATCTACTACCCCCGGCCATGTCATCGGTAGAGCCGGAACCATGCTTGCGAAGGTAAACGCAGAAAATATAAGCCGCGGCAAAGCCCTGGAGGAACTGGTAGGCAATTCGCTGGAAGGTGTTACAAACCCGTTTGAAGAATCTAAAATTTACGAAAAAATAGCTATTTCATATATCGTGAAAAATCCATTCCAATATGCGAAATATTTCTCTAAGCGCATAGTGATGATGTATTTCGGAACGGCGAGAACCGGCATATTAGACCTGTTTGCAATCAAAGCGAAGCCGTTTCCGATAACAGAAGGGATCCCGCTTACTGCACATAAAATAATCGCGAATTTGTATAATGAACTGCCCACCTTGGTCCTATTAGCAAAACAAACATTGGAGTATCTCTTTGTTGTAATCGGATTGGTCATTGTGTGGCCAAAAGATAAGCGGATATTCGCCCTGCTTCTCATAGTCATCATTTGCTATTTTACAGCGTTGTCAGGGGTTTTGGCCTATTCCCGGAAGAGGGTGCCGATAGCACCATTTTATCTCGTGCTAAGCGCGAGAGGGATATTCGAGAGTTTTAGATTAATCTCCCGAAAAAATTCCCCCATCACGCCGATAAAATAA
- a CDS encoding tetratricopeptide repeat protein — MPEETVPREVKDHYEKAQIAIDRRNYKYAIDLLMRAINIKPDFTKARQLLRIAEIRQIEENPPNTLAIFIRRIFSLIPMFLAMLNEMKGNFHDAMAIYEDMLKNDPKNAAALTKLGILLKFEGMEEAAVITLESAAEVAKKSAVVYELLGEMHSNLGNYERARQCFKKVLEIKPHDHAAERGLKNLDALTTIHKSFDKSKDSFNIREITE; from the coding sequence ATGCCCGAAGAAACTGTCCCCCGAGAAGTAAAAGACCACTACGAAAAGGCACAGATAGCTATAGACAGAAGAAACTATAAGTATGCTATCGATCTATTGATGCGTGCCATTAATATAAAACCTGATTTCACCAAAGCGCGGCAGCTCTTGCGAATCGCGGAAATAAGGCAGATCGAAGAAAACCCGCCCAATACCCTGGCCATCTTCATAAGAAGAATCTTCTCTTTAATCCCTATGTTTCTGGCAATGCTGAATGAAATGAAAGGAAACTTTCACGATGCTATGGCCATCTACGAAGATATGCTTAAAAACGACCCTAAAAATGCAGCGGCCCTGACTAAGCTGGGAATACTCCTCAAATTTGAAGGAATGGAAGAGGCCGCTGTTATAACATTGGAAAGCGCCGCGGAAGTCGCAAAAAAAAGCGCCGTCGTATACGAACTATTGGGAGAGATGCATTCAAATTTAGGAAATTACGAACGGGCCAGGCAGTGTTTCAAAAAAGTTCTTGAGATAAAACCTCATGACCATGCCGCCGAACGCGGCCTGAAAAATCTCGACGCGCTCACCACCATACATAAAAGTTTCGACAAAAGTAAAGACAGTTTCAATATAAGGGAAATAACTGAATAA
- a CDS encoding glycosyltransferase family 39 protein produces the protein MEIIRLIAGFLVTFAVGWNIVFWLFKRDRSFAIPERIAFSYMLGLGVITLEMFFYSLMGVPFSIKWVLLPWIFILPINMYFYHRTAPSGKEPAGSKKTVFDYFLLGGIIFQSLYAFFKAIIRPEDSFDSIGNFAFKAKMFFVEGRVPYDLFMNKAMDIQHVDYPLFVPLSETWMSMFIGSWNDLLVKALFPMFLVALLIVFYYALRRVIGARWALISTFFLATIPHFLNYATIGYADFALIMFYTVSFLYLFLWIAYRRENKYLIAAALFSVLSLWAKNEGALLSLVNIALLVLFAWLERREMAKNEWFGIAYFVGIICALETAWFIFIHRMGLSNEFINMDTLKLSVFINNLDRIPLVLYDCQKHIFGPKKWNISLLVFTAGFILYFKRSFSGYFKYITLSILLAFLGYSAFYLITPLEIRYHLQTAGSRTLLHFLPIVVFWIGYLGKELELDAESNIHRPGRRHK, from the coding sequence ATGGAAATAATCAGGCTTATAGCAGGATTTCTTGTAACTTTTGCCGTGGGTTGGAATATCGTCTTCTGGCTTTTTAAGCGCGACAGATCGTTCGCTATCCCAGAGAGGATTGCCTTTTCATATATGCTGGGGCTCGGAGTCATTACGCTTGAGATGTTTTTCTATTCTTTGATGGGAGTGCCTTTTTCCATAAAGTGGGTCCTTTTACCGTGGATTTTTATATTGCCTATTAACATGTATTTCTATCACAGAACGGCACCTTCCGGTAAAGAGCCGGCAGGGAGCAAAAAGACGGTATTTGACTATTTTCTTTTAGGGGGCATTATATTCCAGTCGTTATACGCATTCTTTAAGGCGATTATAAGGCCGGAAGATTCATTCGATTCAATAGGGAATTTTGCTTTTAAGGCCAAGATGTTTTTTGTAGAAGGAAGGGTGCCCTACGACCTATTTATGAACAAAGCGATGGATATACAGCATGTCGATTATCCGCTCTTTGTGCCGCTTTCCGAGACATGGATGTCAATGTTCATAGGCAGTTGGAACGACCTGCTTGTAAAAGCGCTCTTTCCCATGTTCCTTGTAGCGCTTTTGATCGTGTTCTACTATGCTCTTAGGCGGGTCATAGGCGCGCGATGGGCGCTTATCTCCACGTTTTTTCTGGCCACGATCCCGCATTTCTTAAATTATGCCACAATCGGCTATGCTGATTTCGCGCTTATAATGTTTTATACCGTAAGTTTTTTGTATCTATTTCTGTGGATCGCATATCGCAGAGAAAATAAATACCTTATAGCAGCCGCTTTATTTTCCGTCCTTTCGCTTTGGGCGAAGAATGAGGGGGCGCTACTCTCGCTTGTCAATATAGCGCTCTTAGTCCTATTTGCCTGGCTTGAGCGCCGGGAAATGGCAAAGAACGAATGGTTCGGCATTGCCTATTTCGTAGGTATTATATGCGCCCTGGAAACGGCATGGTTCATCTTTATACATAGGATGGGGCTTTCAAACGAGTTTATAAATATGGACACACTTAAACTTTCAGTTTTCATTAATAATCTTGACCGCATCCCGCTCGTGCTTTATGACTGCCAGAAACATATATTTGGGCCGAAGAAATGGAATATTTCGCTTTTGGTATTTACGGCGGGGTTTATTCTCTATTTTAAGAGATCCTTCAGCGGATATTTTAAATACATCACCCTTTCTATTCTTTTGGCATTTTTAGGATACAGCGCATTTTATCTGATCACGCCCCTTGAAATACGCTACCACCTTCAGACAGCCGGCTCAAGGACGTTATTACATTTTCTGCCCATCGTCGTCTTTTGGATAGGGTATTTGGGAAAGGAACTGGAATTAGATGCAGAAAGTAATATTCATAGACCGGGACGGCGTCATAAATAA
- the pseB gene encoding UDP-N-acetylglucosamine 4,6-dehydratase (inverting) yields MLNNKVILITGGTGSFGQAFTEIIFEKYKPKKVIVFSRDEFKQHEMAKKFPTKKYNIRFFIGDIRDKDRLERAFDGIDYVVHAAALKQVPALEYNPMEAVKTNVLGANNIVEAAIDKGVKMVIALSTDKAVNPVNLYGATKLVSEKIFIDANAYGGGRTKFSVVRYGNVVGSRGSVVEHFMDLKHRNISEFPITDKKMTRFWMTTDQSVQLVIKAIKETVGGEIFVPKISSMNIMDLVRAINPKCTFRAIGIRAGEKMHEILVSEDESSRTKIFDGIYVILPQFFEKREAHRKYKRYRSLPANFAYKSDDNKDWLTIKELQNILKACTNI; encoded by the coding sequence ATGCTAAATAATAAAGTTATTCTTATAACCGGCGGCACGGGGTCATTTGGTCAGGCATTTACGGAGATAATATTTGAAAAGTATAAGCCAAAAAAAGTTATAGTATTCAGTCGCGATGAGTTCAAGCAGCATGAAATGGCAAAAAAATTCCCTACTAAGAAGTATAACATAAGATTCTTTATAGGTGATATACGCGATAAGGATAGACTGGAAAGGGCGTTTGACGGTATTGATTACGTTGTTCACGCCGCCGCGTTAAAACAGGTCCCTGCATTGGAATATAATCCCATGGAAGCCGTCAAAACAAATGTTTTAGGGGCGAATAATATAGTCGAGGCGGCGATTGATAAAGGCGTTAAGATGGTCATAGCGCTTTCGACGGACAAAGCGGTCAATCCTGTAAACCTATACGGCGCCACGAAGCTCGTTTCAGAAAAGATATTCATAGATGCAAACGCATACGGCGGAGGCAGGACAAAGTTTTCGGTAGTCCGTTACGGAAACGTCGTAGGCTCCCGCGGCAGCGTAGTAGAGCATTTTATGGACCTAAAGCATAGAAATATATCAGAGTTCCCTATTACGGATAAAAAGATGACACGCTTCTGGATGACGACGGATCAGAGCGTTCAGCTTGTCATAAAAGCAATCAAGGAAACGGTGGGAGGGGAGATCTTTGTACCCAAAATTTCGTCAATGAATATTATGGATTTAGTGCGCGCGATCAATCCAAAGTGCACGTTTAGGGCTATAGGCATAAGAGCGGGCGAGAAGATGCATGAGATCCTTGTTTCGGAAGATGAATCAAGCAGAACTAAGATTTTTGATGGAATATATGTAATTTTGCCCCAGTTTTTTGAAAAGAGAGAAGCGCACAGGAAGTATAAAAGATATAGATCCCTTCCCGCAAATTTTGCGTATAAAAGCGATGATAATAAAGATTGGCTTACGATTAAAGAATTGCAGAACATATTGAAAGCGTGTACCAATATTTAG
- a CDS encoding glycosyltransferase family 2 protein, protein MSKKFPLSVVIITKNESDNIEDCLKSVAWADDVVVLDDFSIDTTVKIARMHTERVYERKMDIEGRHRNHAYSLAKNEWVFSLDADERMTDELREELKHLLRKEVKDVTFTVPVKAFIGDKWVKHGGWYPGRKVRLFRKDKFKYEEAKVHPRVFYQGSCGHLNNPILHYSYKNYHEFFQSLNNQTTLEAEKWFGEKRKIGTWKAIRKMVDRFLKAYVLKKGFLDGFTGFIFAMGGGLYQIYSYAKYREMLDNDKRGKE, encoded by the coding sequence ATGAGCAAAAAATTTCCGTTATCCGTAGTAATTATTACCAAGAACGAATCCGACAATATAGAGGACTGTCTCAAAAGCGTTGCCTGGGCTGATGACGTGGTGGTTCTTGATGATTTCAGCATAGATACGACGGTAAAAATCGCCAGAATGCACACCGAGCGCGTCTATGAAAGGAAGATGGATATTGAAGGCCGTCACCGAAACCATGCTTATTCGCTCGCCAAAAACGAATGGGTTTTTAGCCTGGATGCGGACGAACGTATGACTGATGAGCTAAGAGAAGAACTGAAACATCTTTTGCGCAAAGAGGTAAAAGATGTGACATTTACTGTTCCTGTCAAGGCATTTATAGGCGATAAATGGGTAAAGCACGGAGGCTGGTACCCCGGCCGCAAAGTAAGATTATTTAGGAAAGATAAGTTTAAATACGAAGAGGCAAAGGTCCACCCCCGCGTATTTTATCAGGGCAGTTGCGGCCACCTTAATAATCCTATTCTCCATTATTCTTACAAAAACTACCACGAATTCTTCCAAAGCCTGAATAATCAGACTACGCTCGAGGCGGAGAAATGGTTCGGCGAGAAGAGAAAGATAGGGACTTGGAAGGCTATTCGTAAAATGGTAGACCGGTTTCTTAAAGCCTATGTTTTAAAGAAGGGCTTTCTCGACGGTTTCACGGGGTTTATATTTGCCATGGGCGGCGGGCTTTATCAGATATACAGTTATGCGAAGTACCGGGAAATGTTAGATAATGACAAGCGAGGTAAAGAATGA
- a CDS encoding glycosyltransferase family 2 protein, with product MILSVIIPVYNEKATIEEIVRRVKAAEPQDKEIIIVDDCSTDGTRDILKHVESDRIKVILHEKNTGKGGAIRTGLGAAAGDIVMLQDADLEYDPKEIAALIKPIQEGIADAVYGSRFMGGRPQRVHMFWHQVGNRFLTSLFNIMYNCTLTDLETCYKAFKRDLIKDFKIKSNGFTIEPELTAKIFGKHARLYEVPISYYGRSYAEGKKIRFYHGLECIWAIIKFRFVD from the coding sequence ATGATACTGAGTGTAATAATACCTGTTTATAACGAAAAAGCGACGATAGAAGAGATTGTGCGGCGCGTAAAAGCGGCTGAACCGCAGGATAAAGAAATAATCATTGTGGACGACTGCTCAACCGACGGAACACGCGATATATTAAAGCACGTGGAGAGCGATAGGATAAAGGTAATATTGCATGAAAAAAATACCGGTAAAGGCGGCGCTATTAGGACTGGCCTAGGGGCGGCAGCCGGCGATATTGTCATGCTGCAGGACGCCGATCTTGAATATGACCCTAAGGAAATAGCCGCGCTTATTAAGCCGATTCAGGAGGGAATAGCTGATGCCGTATATGGCTCAAGGTTTATGGGCGGCAGGCCTCAAAGGGTGCATATGTTTTGGCATCAGGTCGGCAATAGATTTCTTACATCTTTATTTAATATAATGTATAATTGCACTTTGACAGATCTTGAGACGTGCTACAAGGCATTCAAAAGAGACCTGATAAAGGATTTTAAAATAAAATCGAATGGCTTTACAATAGAACCGGAATTGACAGCCAAGATCTTCGGGAAGCACGCGCGGCTTTACGAAGTGCCTATTTCGTATTACGGCAGAAGCTATGCCGAGGGCAAGAAGATAAGGTTTTACCACGGCCTTGAATGCATATGGGCGATCATTAAATTCAGGTTTGTGGATTGA
- a CDS encoding MarR family EPS-associated transcriptional regulator has product MNNHSTIKEEQTLNLIREVEGNPALNQRVLSQKLNVSLGKANYLLRELAKKGTIKIASFSKNPKKAKKMRYILTRKGLRQKVKLTYQFLQVKEAEYKRLKNEYDKYVNGRS; this is encoded by the coding sequence ATGAATAACCACTCTACTATCAAGGAAGAACAAACGCTTAATCTCATACGCGAGGTTGAGGGGAATCCCGCTCTTAACCAGCGGGTTCTTTCTCAGAAGCTTAATGTTTCTCTTGGGAAAGCGAATTATCTCCTAAGGGAACTCGCCAAAAAAGGCACGATCAAGATAGCCAGCTTCTCTAAAAATCCCAAAAAAGCCAAGAAGATGCGCTACATACTTACCCGAAAAGGCCTTCGGCAGAAAGTTAAACTTACTTACCAGTTTCTTCAGGTAAAAGAGGCGGAATATAAGAGATTAAAGAACGAGTATGATAAATACGTTAACGGGAGGTCGTAA
- a CDS encoding glycosyltransferase, with protein MAKKILIAYANAGAGHRKAAYAVESAFKEINRNDIETKVIDALDYSTPFFKTGYPTFYLFAVNKIPYIWGIFYYLLDTRLFYRCIASYGRRLHNSLGFAGLEKFLGEYNPDIVINTHFLGSEVMVHMKKKGMLKNTKLVSVVTDYMMHAFWVDKMIDYFSVAQEESKKDLMNRGIPAEKIRVFGIPIDRKFAAHTDRKELCAKLGIDGTKKTVLIGSGGFGVGPVKELVKELMGTEAVEQLLVVCGKNPELCKYISNMTKSAAKVIKVYEFVDNMDELMSVSDIIVTKSGGMTSSEAMAKDLPMIITSAIPGQEARNSKYLVKCGAAIQAPTIKKAREAIVEIFSYKDKLEELKNRIRAIKKPNSSYDIAQFAINLLDNK; from the coding sequence ATGGCGAAAAAAATACTTATAGCGTATGCCAATGCCGGGGCAGGGCACCGAAAAGCGGCATATGCCGTAGAAAGCGCTTTTAAAGAAATAAATAGGAATGATATTGAGACAAAGGTAATTGATGCCCTGGATTACTCCACGCCGTTTTTCAAAACAGGCTACCCGACTTTTTATCTATTTGCAGTAAATAAAATACCTTATATATGGGGTATATTTTATTATCTTCTCGATACGCGTTTATTCTACAGATGCATAGCTTCGTACGGAAGAAGGCTGCATAACTCCTTAGGATTCGCCGGGCTTGAAAAATTCCTGGGCGAATACAACCCCGATATCGTTATAAATACACATTTTCTAGGCAGCGAAGTGATGGTCCACATGAAGAAAAAAGGCATGCTTAAAAATACTAAGCTTGTGTCGGTAGTCACCGATTACATGATGCATGCTTTCTGGGTGGATAAGATGATAGACTATTTTTCGGTAGCGCAGGAAGAAAGTAAGAAGGATCTTATGAATAGGGGCATACCCGCCGAAAAGATAAGAGTGTTCGGTATACCTATAGACAGGAAATTTGCCGCCCATACAGATAGAAAAGAATTATGCGCTAAATTGGGTATTGATGGCACGAAAAAGACTGTTTTGATAGGTTCGGGCGGTTTTGGGGTAGGGCCGGTGAAAGAACTGGTGAAGGAACTTATGGGCACCGAAGCCGTGGAGCAGTTATTAGTGGTCTGCGGCAAAAATCCGGAATTATGCAAATATATCAGCAATATGACAAAATCCGCGGCAAAAGTGATAAAAGTATACGAATTTGTAGATAATATGGATGAATTAATGAGTGTTTCTGATATAATAGTCACGAAATCCGGCGGGATGACTTCTTCGGAGGCCATGGCAAAAGACCTTCCGATGATAATTACTTCTGCCATCCCCGGCCAGGAGGCAAGAAATTCCAAGTATCTCGTTAAATGCGGGGCGGCCATACAGGCGCCTACCATAAAGAAGGCAAGAGAAGCGATAGTAGAGATTTTCAGCTACAAAGATAAGCTTGAAGAACTGAAGAATAGGATAAGAGCCATAAAAAAGCCAAATTCTTCCTACGATATCGCGCAATTCGCGATAAATTTACTGGATAATAAATAA